Part of the Nicotiana sylvestris chromosome 2, ASM39365v2, whole genome shotgun sequence genome, CTCCTCTTCAGCctacccattgactgcccaccgtCTAAACCAGACCCTTGCCAGTATCAATATCTGGATGCAGACAACCATTTCTAAGCTATCTGTACTTTCTACCTCGGTTTCAGCCCAGTCGGTACCCCCTTATCCACATGTCTCACAGTCAGTGGAGGATACTCTCAAGGAGCTTATGGAACACTAGAAGAAGCTCCTAGAGAACCAGTAGTTGATATTAGAGGCTATTGGTACACATGGAAAAGAATTAAAAGAGCTCACCAAAGAAataaagaagttgagaaagactcgagcttccaaggagtcggtgaaagAGTTGAGGGTGGAGGTAAAAAAATTAAAGGTTGATCACTTTCCTTTGGAACTTTTATTGCATGACCCGGCTCCAATAGCCCAGCCTGAGCCGGAGCTGGAGGTAGAGAGGCCAacaaagaggaagagggtgattccccttGCTGATGATGTTGTGATACAGTTGGAGGACCCACAGAGAGAGTCCTCTAGCCAGCCTCAGTCCCCAGTGCAGGCCCAAGACCCAGTGCAGACCCAATTCCCAGTGGAGACACATGTTACAGGGATCCAGTCACAGGCTCTCGAGCAGCCCGAGAACCTAAGGACCCAAGCTcatgatcccatgcagacagaGGGCCAATATGGAGTTTCTCTAGACTCTTTATCTTTTATTGATCTTATTTtagttagttagcattgaggacaatgctagctttcatttgagggggtagccctatttggatgatttgggttgtatatatgacactacttttttttattatgctttctttttacttttggtatatACATAATTTTACCATTTTAGTTCACTTTTCGTATTTTgcaactttggtctgtatataaagttactttatgatgtatatattcattcccccttatgtatattcatctaaatcccctcttgtacatattcattctactttccgtattttttctttcatagcttcttacttcactttcgtagcttcttattttgagtttttacgttcaataagcctttggttttcttaatgccacggttctttccaacggtggagtttgtgtgaaccgggtggctcttcccaatgatggatgtcATGAccaccttcttaagggtttgagtctgttttctttttgctttttgtgtaaatagtagctagtgattAATGGTGCCTAAAGAAAATCTTCACTTGGGCCTCACACGTTTGCCTTTGATCCTacggtcaaaaacaaattgttgtgtatcGGATGgtaaaagttgtgaccttgagactcttgtattggccgataatcatcaagtggttttacgggaccattgtgttgctcaaatcttagctaaggttgttgtgggccccgactctgtttctttagaaatcctatagcttgtgtggtgagaatttaaattgcaagtccaagtcctgagccattagtctagaacttgcccttaaTGTTTGTCTAGgagaaattctaagtgtagtttgacttgagatgtgattatacgctctccttgatccgaatgatatcttgaaaacttccatagcctaccaatgataatatccctagtcaacccttttgagtcaTAGACCTTTTTGTTTCAaaaaccacgatacaagcctttacccgttcaaAAAATATCCTCTCTTGGAACCCAagtttccttagcacaaggcaaaagcataagtttgggggaagagacgaggaatgcaacaaagtggtaaaaggtacaaaatgaagaaaaagaaaggcaatgaaaaagaaagaaaatcaaaaagtcaaaaagaatgagcaatgtaggaaaaaaaatgaagggattcaataaaagtaaagagatgaaagtTGATAAAGGAGAAAAATGTTTGAAAtaaataagaaagagtgacagtgtgtctctctaactccTAATAAAGAAGttaatgactcaaaaagtcaagagaatgtgtgccaaaatgaagcaaatgaagtgcttaagggaagatggaacctacctaGACCgaatatttcctaccctgaaccaaaaaaccttcactatatctccacaaaagtcCTGTATGGTTTTGAGTttaatgaagcttacattagtagaGACTCAAATAAGCatcaagcttatggtacttaaagccggacttgtgacctttctttgagagagatgaatgtgttttccacaatccttgttctgagtgctacaacctaaaagtgaggtttgcttagggagagttaagaagtatgagtttgggttccacaatgaccaaagtagtagaaagagtttctttgatgagttgagtcaactcttgatgctcttgtatcGCACTAAAACCATAGTGCTTAGAAGGTCGaatattgttaatgattcatttgaattaagggcaattattagtcccaattgatgctaaaTGAGGTCaatttaggtcagctgaattttcttggatttactcttaaggaggtgtgtcttattttgtttgcttgaggacaagcaaaagcttaagtttgagggagttgataacgagggattatagttcattttacactcctttttacttgagttttgattaaaaatgtatatataaaatagtcccaaaagcttacatgttgtacttgtttgcagggtttggtcaaaaaggtgacaattagtcaaaatcagctcaaaaaggagtgaaacatgcacaagtaccaagaacaagtcaaagcacagctgCAACAGACCCACCGTGGCCGCAATCCATTTAATGCAGTCCGCGACGAGAAGATTCAGAGAGGTGCTATTTTGGAAGCTCAAGCACTGCGGCCGcaaaccattttgtgcggaccacagtagcctcaccgcggccgcaatCGAGTTTATGTAGTCCGCGGAgcagagattcagagagatgggatTTCAACTGTtggaagccaatgcggtccgcggtcctttttgtgcggaccgtagttGAAGCCACTGCGGCCACGGTGCATTTATGCGGCCCGCAGTAGCCAGATTAAGAGAATGATTAATCAAGCCAAAAAACCTCATTGCGGTCCGCGGTgtattttatgcggaccgcagtaCCTCATCAGCggaatttttgtccaaaaaattcagcctagtataaatactttcttttcacatttttagggtatcttttttAATCTGTAAGAGACCAGAGCACGTGAACGGCGTTTTATGTTCATTTTGAGTAATTTATAGCTAGATTAACACTAAATCTtctttatcttagtttgtaattaaatcatatgggttattcttcatctatttctctgttttcttccattattatgagtagctaggcccattagctagggttgggGCTCAACCCTAATGTGGGTATTTGGTTGTCCTTTCATAACTATGCTGAAAATAAAGGGAGTCAAGCAGCAAAGACCTCTTTCTCTTCGGGAGATTTCGTAACGGCTATAAAGAATGCATCTTTCCCCTCATGAAAGGTTATTGCCTTAGCTGTAGAATAGAAGGCTTTACTTTCAAGTCTTTTTTTCTTTGATCGCCTAAGTCTTTGACTTGAACGCTTCGCTGAAATCATGTATAAGATCATCCTTTAGTGGCATCTCTTGTCTATCTATCATTGATTCTCAAGTCAAAAGACTTCATTTTTGGGTTCCCCGAAGCCCCGAATGGAATGGATCGTTTTTGCCAattcaaccctagtgtgggtatttgatgggtcttttgatataaggcttagatgtttatgggtagttgatatttggctGATttatgttttccatgttgaattagtggttgcaaacactgatttgtgcctatttgacttgggctcttcttgagaaagagagcttgagtctaggaaaatcagtccaacaaggaattggggtataatctagagattgatagccccaattaaagagttaaacctagagatagtaatacctgacttgagcccatattgcttgcacaattttgacacctaattggtcttgagaaagtcaattagggcaaagtcactcaagctaccaagaggtatagagtgagtaattccgtgcattggctatatcacaacccccaacataacgtctttgccttaggctttagatcccgtcaagtattcacctaagAGATAGTCACTTACCTAAtgcctctttaactatttagaagACCCTACAAgaaatcattcttagtttaatttagcttatcattagaataaatattagaagtaacaACCAACtaaaagatgattggaagagtaattaagagcactacgcatttctagtttagataggaatacaattcccacttctagttccctgtggattcgatcccgactatctcgggtaaaagctgcttcgaccgatctcgctactttgtagtggtATAGGGTTGGCACCGATCAAAGAGGAAGATAGATAGTGAAAAAAGagaccaaagaaggaaaagaacctggtactcaagggTGAAAGCAATGATTCAAGTGAGGAAGACATTGACATGGCTTATTTAACCAAAAGATTTTAGAAGATGGTCAGAAAAAATGGAGGAATACTAAAAAAGGGGAACTCCAGCAGACCAAAAAACTATGACCTCTATCACAAGTGTGGAAAGCCAGGGCACCTCATCAAAGCTTGTCCTTTCATGAAGCAAGAACACTCCAAATACAACTCTGATAAAGCAGCAAAGAGGAACCATATTCCTGACAAGCACTTCAAAAGGAAGAGATCTACTAACAATGTGGTGAAACAagctcttgcagcatggggagATTCCTCCAGTGAGTCTGAAGAAGAAACTGATACaggtgatagttccatgatggcagttgaaagtGAAGGAAATGAATATGATTCTATATTTGCATTGATGGCCCAATCAGACGAtgatgaagaaaatgacaatgatgaggtaaacttcagggatgttcagagaaatgtAAAATGTTACTCCCCTAAGAAACTCATGTCATTAGCAAATGTATtaattgatgcctatcatagtcttgtggaggataaAGATGCCTTGACCTtagaactaggagaagctgaacaaactagagatgatCTAGTAGTGTGTGCAGTTGATCTGAAGGAAACCATAAGCGatttggaaaatgaaaaaaaatgttttaactAAAAAATTGCTAGTatagaacatgaaagagatgaCTTGGTGGTTGTAGCTATTGACTATAAGGAAACAATTGAGAATTTCAGTAAAGAAAAATAGGCTTTAGTGAAGAGAGTGACTGAAATTGAGGAGGAGAGAGATGATCTCTTAATAGTGATTGCAAACCTGAGGGAAACTATAGAGGGACTAGGAACTGAGTCTAGACTTGGAAATTCTGGGAAAGGAAATGAGGTAGCCGGTGAGgcacacattaggcttgaaaacgAGTTGAAATCTGTGAAAACTAGCATGTGttttgaaattgagaaaaacaagCATCTCCAAACTGAactggaaagagtaaaaaatgattttgagaAGTCCCTTAAATGGACATGGTACTCGGAAGATATTACGGCCATGTATGTTAATAATggtggaaacaggcagggaataAGGTTTCAAAGGGAGAGAACTCCTTACAATCCCCATAGCAAGTATGTTACTGTATCAGATAACTGGTTGTGTACCCATTGTGGGAACAATGCGTATTTCAAGGAAAATTGCCAAGCCAAGGTCCAGTctattcagaaaaacaaagtgtttgttGAAAAGGTAACTACTAAAAAGGGTCCAGGTGCCACCCATAAAAAACACAtgttacctgcatggactaagggaactcttattcatcctcttgcctactaTAAAGGACCCAAACTtttttgggttcctaaaactaactcttgatTTCCTTGTGCAGAGAACAATGAAAGGAAAAAATCAACAATGATTCATGGATAGTGGATGTTCAAAGCACATGAATGGGAACACCACGGGCTTTCTTTCACTAgaagccctgcaaggagggagtgtatcctttggcaatgagaaaaaaggggtacattctcgaagttggaaaagtcgggaaatcactcactcactcaattgagaatgtgtactatgtcaatggtcttaagtacaagtctcttgagtgtctcttagatttgtgataaaggaaacaaggtggagttcttgtccaagatatgcaCAGTTACAAAtctggtaactggtgaagtggtacttgtagccaaaagatacaagaacatctatgttgctgatttcgagtctatacaaagtggtgatctgagttgccTAAAaactgttgatgatgatgctaaaCTTTGGCACAGAAGATTGGGGCACGCAAGCTTCTCTCTTTTGgataaactaattcagaaggacttGGTCCGTGGTCtgcccatgtcaaagttcaaAGAACAAAAAGTCTGTGATGCCTGTGCTAGAGGGAAGCATGTGAAGTCCTCATTTAAGTCTAATAAAGATGTCAACACCTCAAAGCCACTTGATCTTCTTCATATGGATTTGTGTGGCCCTATGAGAGTTTAAAGCACGGGAGGAAAAAGATATATCTTTGTGttagtggatgactactccagattcacttGGACTTTGTTTCTTAGAAcgaaagatgaaacctttgaggTATTCGCtacctttgtgaagaaaatctaggtgaagatggagtctagagtatcatgtattagatcagatcatggaacagaatttgacaatgtcaaatttgatgagttTTGTAATGTATGGCATTACCCACAACTTCTCAGCCCCAAGAACTCTCCAGCAAAATGGAGTTTTagaaaggaagaatagaactcatgatgaaatggcaagaacaatgctaatCGACAGTAggattgcaaagaacttctgggctgaagctgtcaacactgcctgctacttggtgaataggtgcatgatcagatctctCCTAAACAAAACTCCCTATGAGttgctgaatggaaggaaacctaagttgactcacctaagaatatttgggtgcaaatgttatgttctcaataatggaaaggatcagcttggtaaatttgatgccaagagtgatgaaggaatctttTTGGGATATTCTTCTCAAAGCAAAGCTTACAAGATATACAACAAGCGGACTTAGTGTATTGAGGAAAGTGTTCACATAATATTTGACGAGTCCTATCCCTCATGTGAGAAAATCAACAAGGATGATCAAGATGGTGAACCTTTACTGGTTCCAGGTGAAGTCATcgacatgacaaatggaaaggcaaACATGATGAGTCAAGTGAAGGAGCCAAGCGGAGACAATGCATCTTCTTCCTCAAGGGAACCAGGTACcacaattacaaccactgaagctgaagaaagagtggttgatgcagtgcAAGGTACTCCTCAAATAGCTGATAGAAGAACATAAGGGAACCAGTTAGATCCTCCCAGCTCATCTACAAATGAGGTTCAAGTATCCAACTGGAAACACAAAAGTTCCCATCCTATTGACAACATAATTACCTCTCTAGATTCAGGTGTGCAAACCCGATAAAAAACCAGAAGTTCACTTGCCTTCTCGGAATTTCtttcccaaatagaacccaaaaatatcaaggaagccttaaatgatgcagattggattacagccatgcaaAATGAGTTGCATCAGTTCGAAAGGAACAAGGtgtggcacctggtacctagaccctcagatCGAACCATCATAGGAACCAGGCGGGTATTCAGGaataagcttgatgaacatggaaacaCTACAAGGAATAAGGATATGGTAGTGATTTAAggttacaatcaggaggaaggaatTGATTATGATGAGACGTTTGCTCCAGttgctcgcatggaagctattagaattctaatcGCTTTTTCATCACATATGGAATTTACtttattccaaatggatgtcaaaaagTGCATTTCTTAATGGATTTCTTAAGGAAGAAGTATATGTAAAGCAACCTCTAGGGTTTGAAtatcatgaacaccctgaatatgtgtttaaactggacaaggcattgtatgggttgaagtaggctcctcgagcttggtatgaaagattgtcaaagttcctcttagaaaatggctttacaagagggaaaattgacaacaccttgTTCTTGAAGAAACGGGGGAGGAACCTCCTCATTGTtcaggtatatgttgatgatattatttttAGGGCAATAGCTGATTCactatgtgaagaatttgcaaaactcatgggaagtgagtttgaaatgagcatgatgggtgagttgagtttcttcttgggtcttcaagtgaagCAGTCCACAAAGGGTACATTCATTTGCCAGCATAAATACATCAAGaagctcttgaagaggtttgatatggaagcatcaaaagtgatagacactcccattgcaacggttactcgactggacatggatgagtCTGGATCTCCTATGAATCAAActatgtatagaggcattattgggtctcttctctacCTCACTATCAGTAGACTTGATATTGTCTTTAATGTGGGGCTATGTGCAAGATTTCAGTCAAAttccaaggaatctcatctgaaggctgccaaaagaattttgagatatctTAAGGGAACACAAGACCTGGTCTTGTACTATccctcaggtgacagttttaatcttattgggtatgctgatgctgactatgtaggttatcttgtggataggaaaagtacttctggaatggctcactttctaggatcatgtctcatctcatggggcacaaggaagcaaaactcagtgaCTCTTTCAATAACTAAAGCAGAATATGTAGTTGGAGCTTCTTGTTATGCTCAGATcctatggatcaaacaacaattGGAAGACTTTGGTGTATACACTAACTGTGTGCCTCTTCTATATAATAATACCAATGCACATGGCCAAAAATCCAGTTCAACATAAAAGAACCAAGCACTTTAatgtgaggcatcattttctaagggacaatgtggagaaagggcttatctgtatgaagttctgcagtacagaagaccaaattgcagatatcttcaccaaagcattgAGTAAGgatcattttgaaagaaatagggTGAAGCTGGGGCTATTAAAGcctaattgagaacctgattTCCATCAGTGGCTATGAAAGTCACCTTCAGGTAATATTAGTTAAAATGTTTTCtggccaagtctaactcacttcaataccgttgcaggtagACACGCATGATGATTATAGAAGCTGTAGATGCATTGCATGGGTGGTAAAAGAAGATTGAAATTTTCAAAGacaggtcaagaacctggttcttgtactAAAGGTTAGTAGTCCTGTGCATTCTTTAATACACATTTTAAAAAAGGTGCAAATATCAACTGCCATGTCATCCTCCTTTTCAGACTCTACTATCacgtcttttcatttcaaatccTTTTTTCTCCCTCTGAAACGTTGCAACTTCCCATGCACTACCACCATTTTTGAATTGGTTCTTATCTCCCTCCCTCATAATTATCTTCTTTTATTAAAAACCTCTCTTCTCTTCACCGATCATATTCCCTCTTCAAACCTTCTCCAAAAAATTCTCAACTCTATATCTTCAATAGCTAACAATCACTCCAAAATCCCTTCTTCAGTCAATACTAACCCAGAGAAAACCCTTGAGTCCTCCGTCCCTGATGAATCCTCTGTCACCATTCCAGTCTTAACCACTGAAACTACCTCCAACCCAGATCTCCCTTCAATCTCCAGTTCTAATGCGACTATCTCAGACCTCCCTCTCCCTCCAAATTATGAGAActcaaaaaccccaaaaatcgATGATCCTTCGTCTCTATCATCTGAGATTCTCACCAACAAAGGCCAAAATGGAGAACAAGGTAAAGCTATAAAGTTTGTAGAAGTTTCAGGGGCTAGTGTTGATCAACCTTCCGCCATTGTTGGTTCAGATTTTGTGGTATCCATAGAGTCTCTAGAGGAGAAAACCGTCGCAACCATTTTTGTTGTATCTACAAATGGAATAGTGCATGAGGTAGTCTTTGGAATACCCAAGTCTCAGAGGAATGAGACACATACATTAATGGGCGAAGGAGCCATGGTGCTGGTTGAAAGCTCTACACTACCAGAAACTACTGGGACTTCTCGTAAAGGACCTGACCCCTCTCCGGAGGAAACATGTCAAGGATCCCCCTCCCAGGTCAGTTCTACTCCTGCACCTTCTCCACACTTTGCTGTTGTGCCCTTGGAAATTCTGGTTCCTGAGATGAGGTCTAGTGATGAGGAAGATCAAGAAAACATTGCTCTAGATGCATTTATTGTCAAGCGACGACCAATAATCATTCCTAAGTCCTTTACCAAGAGACCTACTACTAGGTTGAAAGCAAAAAGGCTTATGAGTCAGCCCTCCAAAAGAGcagtaagaagaaaaagaagaggttGGTGAAAA contains:
- the LOC138885064 gene encoding uncharacterized mitochondrial protein AtMg00810-like — protein: MTNGKANMMSQVKEPSGDNASSSSREPGTTITTTEAEERVVDAVQEPKNIKEALNDADWITAMQNELHQFERNKAPRAWYERLSKFLLENGFTRGKIDNTLFLKKRGRNLLIVQVYVDDIIFRAIADSLCEEFAKLMGSEFEMSMMGELSFFLGLQVKQSTKGTFICQHKYIKKLLKRFDMEASKVIDTPIATVTRLDMDESGSPMNQTMYRGIIGSLLYLTISRLDIVFNVGLCARFQSNSKESHLKAAKRILRYLKGTQDLVLYYPSGDSFNLIGYADADYVGYLVDRKSTSGMAHFLGSCLISWGTRKQNSVTLSITKAEYVVGASCYAQILWIKQQLEDFGVYTNCVPLLYNNTNAHGQKSSST